The following are from one region of the Acidimicrobiia bacterium genome:
- a CDS encoding replication-relaxation family protein, translated as MARPKLLTELENQPDSLILLLFRIPTSRRPSWCDFPCHDSHLSTLKSLQESQGDSVGIALNRWARHYGDDISWEPEVAHPYGKTNAAIADAVLTYTLHTATGDVVPLWRFIEYDRATEAPNILVAKLRAYVEVAGYRPPPQEGELHRPALGWQRHYPTFPHVLFVFGDMTEQAATNRINYLIGEASTDPFLCEYPNAITTWATTLHRLQTRDPFQNDIIVRIPHGETRPLHTRR; from the coding sequence CTGGCTCGTCCCAAGCTCCTTACGGAGCTCGAAAACCAGCCGGACAGCCTGATCCTTCTCCTCTTTCGTATACCGACGAGTCGTCGGCCTTCCTGGTGTGATTTCCCTTGCCATGACTCTCATCTTTCCACACTCAAGAGCCTCCAAGAATCCCAGGGCGATTCAGTAGGTATCGCCCTCAACCGGTGGGCCCGCCACTACGGCGACGACATCAGCTGGGAACCCGAAGTCGCCCACCCCTACGGCAAAACCAACGCGGCGATCGCCGATGCTGTACTCACCTACACCCTCCACACCGCCACCGGCGACGTCGTGCCCTTGTGGCGATTCATCGAATACGACCGCGCAACCGAAGCTCCCAACATCCTCGTCGCCAAACTGCGCGCCTACGTCGAGGTCGCCGGCTACCGGCCACCCCCGCAGGAGGGCGAACTCCACCGGCCAGCCCTCGGCTGGCAACGCCACTACCCAACCTTCCCCCACGTCCTATTCGTGTTCGGCGACATGACCGAACAAGCAGCCACCAACCGGATCAACTACCTGATCGGCGAAGCATCCACAGACCCGTTCCTGTGCGAATACCCCAACGCCATCACCACCTGGGCCACCACCCTCCACCGCCTCCAAACCCGCGACCCCTTCCAAAACGACATCATCGTGCGGATCCCCCACGGCGAAACCCGCCCACTCCACACCCGACGGTGA